From the genome of Vicia villosa cultivar HV-30 ecotype Madison, WI linkage group LG2, Vvil1.0, whole genome shotgun sequence, one region includes:
- the LOC131648288 gene encoding probable pectinesterase/pectinesterase inhibitor 21 — MHMEIAAALIIVLLISYNAAAGSSSFSITVSKDRNSGNYATVGEAIANAPDVSQKPYTIHVLAGIYQEYILIPSTKTNIHLLGDGPNHTIILANQNGSTIDIRGEGFMAQNIGFKNSAGLDASAAVAVRNEANNSIFFQCSIQGFQDTLWAVSGRQFYKNCDIYGTVDFIYGNAAAVFQDCMIYARYRRFVTFTAQSRESPYEKTGFTFQRCSFTMSPEDEDRKSEVRATLGRPLRNYSTVAILQCYIDSMVDPRGWEEMRGQGNDKVTYVEFENVGPGSNTDGRVDWPGVRVLGNHNQALVFTPSYFLDADSWIPIKGVPYDTGL, encoded by the exons ATGCATATGGAGATTGCAGCTGCATTGATAATAGTGTTATTGATCTCATACAATGCAGCTGCAGGTAGTAGTAGTTTTAGTATTACAGTTTCGAAAGATAGGAATAGTGGAAATTATGCAACAGTTGGTGAAGCTATCGCGAATGCACCAGATGTGAGTCAAAAACCTTACACAATTCACGTTCTAGCAGGCATTTATCAAGAGTACATTCTCATTCCATCCACTAAGACTAATATTCACCTTTTAGGGGATGGTCCAAATCACACAATCATTCTTGCCAACCAAAATGGCTCCACAATAG ACATCCGAGGAGAAGGGTTCATGGCACAAAACATTGGATTTAAAAACTCAGCAGGACTAGATGCAAGCGCTGCAGTGGCTGTTCGAAACGAAGCAAACAATAGCATTTTCTTTCAATGCTCCATCCAAGGTTTCCAAGACACCTTATGGGCTGTGTCCGGAAGACAATTCTACAAAAACTGTGACATCTACGGTACCGTCGACTTCATCTACGGCAACGCTGCTGCTGTATTCCAAGACTGCATGATTTACGCACGTTATCGACGTTTTGTAACATTCACGGCTCAGTCACGTGAGAGTCCATATGAGAAGACAGGTTTCACATTCCAACGTTGTAGTTTTACTATGTCACCGGAAGATGAGGACAGAAAGTCAGAGGTACGTGCTACGTTGGGTCGTCCTTTGAGAAACTATTCGACTGTGGCTATATTGCAGTGTTACATTGATTCCATGGTGGATCCTAGAGGTTGGGAAGAGATGCGGGGGCAGGGTAATGATAAGGTTACCTATGTGGAGTTTGAGAATGTTGGACCTGGATCAAACACGGATGGTAGAGTAGATTGGCCTGGTGTTAGAGTTCTTGGTAACCATAATCAAGCACTTGTTTTCACTCCTTCCTATTTCTTGGATGCTGACTCTTGGATTCCTATTAAAGGTGTTCCTTATGACACTGGACTATAA
- the LOC131651371 gene encoding uncharacterized protein LOC131651371: protein MNIEWYVGVVHFTGATPSREFKFTTLTPIEDVREILQELLPYNDNRKVVKIEYRSPSVDKDGKLVFINYELKNDVDMQAMWNTFTNFEEKVLIEVNATISRSTDDIIMMLQCPRGR from the coding sequence ATGAACATTGAATGGTATGTTGGAGTTGTCCACTTTACCGGTGCTACACCATCACGCGAATTTAAGTTCACCACGCTCACCCCAATTGAAGATGTGCGTGAAATATTGCAGGAACTTTTACCTTATAACGACAATCGCAAAGTTGTGAAGATCGAGTATCGCTCACCATCTGTTGATAAAGATGGGAAGCTTGTGTTCATCAACTATGAGCTGAAGAACGACGTTGATATGCAGGCTATGTGGAATACTTTTACCAATTTTGAGGAGAAAGTTCTGATCGAGGTAAATGCGACTATTTCAAGATCGACCGATGATATTATCATGATGTTGCAATGTCCACGTGGACGTTGA